In Canis lupus dingo isolate Sandy chromosome 1, ASM325472v2, whole genome shotgun sequence, a single genomic region encodes these proteins:
- the ZNF484 gene encoding zinc finger protein 484 isoform X1: protein MTKSLECVFQGSVSFKDVTVDFSREEWQQLDLAQKSLYRDVMLENYFNLISVGCQVPKPEVIFNLEQEVLRMLAGDICSHSHHDGDIGFETSQHGMSEEVSIQFERINLFTSGDPYSILEELWQDDKQIRRCEENQNTSADHVTFINKGTLFNERDCEYKSTQKIDHVNTYLVPARKKLQNYDSFGRSLKPIVSLCDYRNNAAENLDKIIGCGNIFTHMDSHTEAHACEYNQCKKLLSHEQALIQHQKIRTGENLSLFSDYVKIFTRKSHLFACQSIYTEEKQHQCSKCETVFSQKLQLAVAQKASVGGKPCTCTEYEKDFSLKSNPEKTHTEENHCKCSEYGKAFIQKSDLFRCQGIHIGEKPYEYSECGENVSQNSNLNVHKKIHTGEKHFECTECGKAFTRKSTLSMHQKIHTGEKPYVCTECGKAFIRKSHFITHERIHTGEKPYKCSDCGKSFIKKSQLHVHQRIHTGENPFICTECGKVFTHKTNLIIHQKIHTGERPYICTECAKAFTDRSNLIKHQKIHTGEKPYKCSDCGKSFTWKSRLRIHQKCHTGERHYECSECGKAFIQKSTLSMHQRIHRGEKPYVCTECGKAFFHKSHFITHERIHTGEKPYECSDCGKSFTKKSQLHVHQQIHTGEKPYRCAECGKAFTDRSNLFTHQKIHTGEKPYKCSDCGKAFTRKSGLHIHQQSHTGERHYECSECGKAFARKSTLIMHQRIHTGEKPYICTECGKSFIQKSHLNRHRRIHTGEKPYECSDCGKAFIKKSQLHEHHRIHTGEKPFICAECGKAFTIRSNLIKHQKIHARQKPYKGNDFRKTLHWRPQLSVCQKSDSGEVECSVPQSWCGDTK from the coding sequence atGGAGATATTGGTTTTGAAACTTCACAGCATGGAATGTCTGAAGAAGTTTCCATCCAGTTTGAGAGAATTAATCTTTTCACAAGCGGTGACCCATATTCCATTTTAGAAGAATTGTGGCAAGATGATAAACAGATAAGGAGATGTGAGGAAAACCAGAACACAAGTGCAGATCATGTCACGTTTATCAACAAGGGAACACTATTTAATGAGAGAGACTGTGAATATAAAAGCACTCAGAAAATTGATCATGTAAACACATACCTTGTTCCTGCGAGAAAAAAACTCCAGAACTATGACTCATTTGGAAGGAGTTTGAAGCCTATTGTAAGCTTATGTGATTATAGAAACAATGCAGCAGAAAATCTTGATAAGATTATTGGATGTGGTAATATTTTTACTCATATGGATTCTCATACAGAAGCACATGCTTGTGAATATAACCAGTGTAAGAAACTTCTGAGTCATGAGCAAGCTCTCATTCAACATCAAAAAATTCGTACTGGGGAGaatctcagtttattttctgattatgtAAAAATTTTCACCAGGAAGTCACACCTCTTTGCATGCCAGAGTATTTATACTGAAGAGAAACAGCATCAATGCAGCAAATGTGAGACAGTCTTCAGTCAGAAGCTCCAACTTGCTGTTGCTCAAAAGGCTTCTGTAGGAGGGAAACCCTGCACATGCACTGAATATGAAAAGGACTTTTCCCTCAAGTCAAATCCTGAGAAAACTCACACTGAGGAGAATCACTGTAAATGCAGTGAATATGGAAAAGCCTTTATCCAGAAGTCAGATCTGTTCAGATGCCAGGGAATTCATATTGGAGAAAAACCCTATGAATACAGCGAATGTGGGGAAAATGTCTCTCAGAATTCAAATCTCAATGTACATAAAAAAatccatactggagagaaacaCTTTGAATGTactgaatgtggaaaagccttcacAAGGAAATCAACTCTGAGTATGCATCAGAAAATTCACACAGGAGAAAAACCGTATGTGTGTactgaatgtgggaaagcctttatcCGGAAGTCACATTTTATTACACAtgagagaattcatactggagagaaaccttacaagtGCAGTGACTGTGGAAAATCCTTTATAAAGAAGTCACAACTCCATGTGCATCAGCgaattcacacaggagagaatCCCTTTATATGTACAGAATGTGGGAAGGTCTTCACTCACAAGACAAATCTCATTATACACCAgaaaattcatactggagagagaCCTTATATATGTACTGAATGTGCAAAGGCCTTTACTGACAGGTCAAATCTAATTAAACACCAAaaaattcatactggagagaaaccctataaatgcAGTGATTGCGGAAAATCATTCACCTGGAAGTCACGGCTCAGGATACATCAGAAATGCCACACTGGAGAGAGACATTatgaatgcagtgaatgtgggaaagccttcatcCAGAAGTCAACACTAAGTATGCATCAGAGAAttcacagaggagaaaagccCTATGTATGTACtgagtgtgggaaagccttcttCCACAAGTCACACTTTATTACCCAtgagagaattcatactggagagaaaccctatgagtgCAGTGACTGTGGGAAATCCTTCACAAAGAAGTCACAACTCCATGTGCATCAGCaaattcacacaggagagaaaccctacaGATGTGCAGAGTGTGGAAAGGCCTTCACTGACAGATCGAATCTCTTTACACACCAGAAAATTCATACTGGggagaaaccctataaatgtagTGACTGTGGAAAAGCCTTTACTCGGAAGTCAGGTCTCCATATACATCAGCAGTCTCATACCGGAGAGAGACACTATGAGTGCAgcgaatgtgggaaagcctttgcAAGGAAATCAACGCTAATTAtgcatcagagaattcatacaggaGAGAAGCCCTATATTTGTACAgaatgtgggaaatcctttaTCCAGAAATCACACTTAAATAGGCATCgaagaattcatactggagagaaaccctatgaatgcaGTGACTGTGGGAAGGCCTTCATTAAGAAGTCACAACTTCATGAACATCATcgaattcacactggagagaaaccattTATATGTGCTGAGTGTGGAAAAGCCTTCACCATCAGATCAAATCTTATTAAACACCAGAAAATTCATGCCAGACAGAAACCCTATAAAGGCAATGACTTTAGGAAAACCTTACACTGGAGGCCACAGCTCAGTGTATGTCAGAAATCTGATTCTGGGGAAGTAGAGTGCTCGGTGCCGCAGTCATGGTGTGGGGATACAAAGTAG
- the ZNF484 gene encoding zinc finger protein 484 isoform X4: MLAGDICSHSHHDGDIGFETSQHGMSEEVSIQFERINLFTSGDPYSILEELWQDDKQIRRCEENQNTSADHVTFINKGTLFNERDCEYKSTQKIDHVNTYLVPARKKLQNYDSFGRSLKPIVSLCDYRNNAAENLDKIIGCGNIFTHMDSHTEAHACEYNQCKKLLSHEQALIQHQKIRTGENLSLFSDYVKIFTRKSHLFACQSIYTEEKQHQCSKCETVFSQKLQLAVAQKASVGGKPCTCTEYEKDFSLKSNPEKTHTEENHCKCSEYGKAFIQKSDLFRCQGIHIGEKPYEYSECGENVSQNSNLNVHKKIHTGEKHFECTECGKAFTRKSTLSMHQKIHTGEKPYVCTECGKAFIRKSHFITHERIHTGEKPYKCSDCGKSFIKKSQLHVHQRIHTGENPFICTECGKVFTHKTNLIIHQKIHTGERPYICTECAKAFTDRSNLIKHQKIHTGEKPYKCSDCGKSFTWKSRLRIHQKCHTGERHYECSECGKAFIQKSTLSMHQRIHRGEKPYVCTECGKAFFHKSHFITHERIHTGEKPYECSDCGKSFTKKSQLHVHQQIHTGEKPYRCAECGKAFTDRSNLFTHQKIHTGEKPYKCSDCGKAFTRKSGLHIHQQSHTGERHYECSECGKAFARKSTLIMHQRIHTGEKPYICTECGKSFIQKSHLNRHRRIHTGEKPYECSDCGKAFIKKSQLHEHHRIHTGEKPFICAECGKAFTIRSNLIKHQKIHARQKPYKGNDFRKTLHWRPQLSVCQKSDSGEVECSVPQSWCGDTK, translated from the coding sequence atGGAGATATTGGTTTTGAAACTTCACAGCATGGAATGTCTGAAGAAGTTTCCATCCAGTTTGAGAGAATTAATCTTTTCACAAGCGGTGACCCATATTCCATTTTAGAAGAATTGTGGCAAGATGATAAACAGATAAGGAGATGTGAGGAAAACCAGAACACAAGTGCAGATCATGTCACGTTTATCAACAAGGGAACACTATTTAATGAGAGAGACTGTGAATATAAAAGCACTCAGAAAATTGATCATGTAAACACATACCTTGTTCCTGCGAGAAAAAAACTCCAGAACTATGACTCATTTGGAAGGAGTTTGAAGCCTATTGTAAGCTTATGTGATTATAGAAACAATGCAGCAGAAAATCTTGATAAGATTATTGGATGTGGTAATATTTTTACTCATATGGATTCTCATACAGAAGCACATGCTTGTGAATATAACCAGTGTAAGAAACTTCTGAGTCATGAGCAAGCTCTCATTCAACATCAAAAAATTCGTACTGGGGAGaatctcagtttattttctgattatgtAAAAATTTTCACCAGGAAGTCACACCTCTTTGCATGCCAGAGTATTTATACTGAAGAGAAACAGCATCAATGCAGCAAATGTGAGACAGTCTTCAGTCAGAAGCTCCAACTTGCTGTTGCTCAAAAGGCTTCTGTAGGAGGGAAACCCTGCACATGCACTGAATATGAAAAGGACTTTTCCCTCAAGTCAAATCCTGAGAAAACTCACACTGAGGAGAATCACTGTAAATGCAGTGAATATGGAAAAGCCTTTATCCAGAAGTCAGATCTGTTCAGATGCCAGGGAATTCATATTGGAGAAAAACCCTATGAATACAGCGAATGTGGGGAAAATGTCTCTCAGAATTCAAATCTCAATGTACATAAAAAAatccatactggagagaaacaCTTTGAATGTactgaatgtggaaaagccttcacAAGGAAATCAACTCTGAGTATGCATCAGAAAATTCACACAGGAGAAAAACCGTATGTGTGTactgaatgtgggaaagcctttatcCGGAAGTCACATTTTATTACACAtgagagaattcatactggagagaaaccttacaagtGCAGTGACTGTGGAAAATCCTTTATAAAGAAGTCACAACTCCATGTGCATCAGCgaattcacacaggagagaatCCCTTTATATGTACAGAATGTGGGAAGGTCTTCACTCACAAGACAAATCTCATTATACACCAgaaaattcatactggagagagaCCTTATATATGTACTGAATGTGCAAAGGCCTTTACTGACAGGTCAAATCTAATTAAACACCAAaaaattcatactggagagaaaccctataaatgcAGTGATTGCGGAAAATCATTCACCTGGAAGTCACGGCTCAGGATACATCAGAAATGCCACACTGGAGAGAGACATTatgaatgcagtgaatgtgggaaagccttcatcCAGAAGTCAACACTAAGTATGCATCAGAGAAttcacagaggagaaaagccCTATGTATGTACtgagtgtgggaaagccttcttCCACAAGTCACACTTTATTACCCAtgagagaattcatactggagagaaaccctatgagtgCAGTGACTGTGGGAAATCCTTCACAAAGAAGTCACAACTCCATGTGCATCAGCaaattcacacaggagagaaaccctacaGATGTGCAGAGTGTGGAAAGGCCTTCACTGACAGATCGAATCTCTTTACACACCAGAAAATTCATACTGGggagaaaccctataaatgtagTGACTGTGGAAAAGCCTTTACTCGGAAGTCAGGTCTCCATATACATCAGCAGTCTCATACCGGAGAGAGACACTATGAGTGCAgcgaatgtgggaaagcctttgcAAGGAAATCAACGCTAATTAtgcatcagagaattcatacaggaGAGAAGCCCTATATTTGTACAgaatgtgggaaatcctttaTCCAGAAATCACACTTAAATAGGCATCgaagaattcatactggagagaaaccctatgaatgcaGTGACTGTGGGAAGGCCTTCATTAAGAAGTCACAACTTCATGAACATCATcgaattcacactggagagaaaccattTATATGTGCTGAGTGTGGAAAAGCCTTCACCATCAGATCAAATCTTATTAAACACCAGAAAATTCATGCCAGACAGAAACCCTATAAAGGCAATGACTTTAGGAAAACCTTACACTGGAGGCCACAGCTCAGTGTATGTCAGAAATCTGATTCTGGGGAAGTAGAGTGCTCGGTGCCGCAGTCATGGTGTGGGGATACAAAGTAG
- the ZNF484 gene encoding zinc finger protein 484 isoform X2 gives MTKSLGSVSFKDVTVDFSREEWQQLDLAQKSLYRDVMLENYFNLISVGCQVPKPEVIFNLEQEVLRMLAGDICSHSHHDGDIGFETSQHGMSEEVSIQFERINLFTSGDPYSILEELWQDDKQIRRCEENQNTSADHVTFINKGTLFNERDCEYKSTQKIDHVNTYLVPARKKLQNYDSFGRSLKPIVSLCDYRNNAAENLDKIIGCGNIFTHMDSHTEAHACEYNQCKKLLSHEQALIQHQKIRTGENLSLFSDYVKIFTRKSHLFACQSIYTEEKQHQCSKCETVFSQKLQLAVAQKASVGGKPCTCTEYEKDFSLKSNPEKTHTEENHCKCSEYGKAFIQKSDLFRCQGIHIGEKPYEYSECGENVSQNSNLNVHKKIHTGEKHFECTECGKAFTRKSTLSMHQKIHTGEKPYVCTECGKAFIRKSHFITHERIHTGEKPYKCSDCGKSFIKKSQLHVHQRIHTGENPFICTECGKVFTHKTNLIIHQKIHTGERPYICTECAKAFTDRSNLIKHQKIHTGEKPYKCSDCGKSFTWKSRLRIHQKCHTGERHYECSECGKAFIQKSTLSMHQRIHRGEKPYVCTECGKAFFHKSHFITHERIHTGEKPYECSDCGKSFTKKSQLHVHQQIHTGEKPYRCAECGKAFTDRSNLFTHQKIHTGEKPYKCSDCGKAFTRKSGLHIHQQSHTGERHYECSECGKAFARKSTLIMHQRIHTGEKPYICTECGKSFIQKSHLNRHRRIHTGEKPYECSDCGKAFIKKSQLHEHHRIHTGEKPFICAECGKAFTIRSNLIKHQKIHARQKPYKGNDFRKTLHWRPQLSVCQKSDSGEVECSVPQSWCGDTK, from the coding sequence atGGAGATATTGGTTTTGAAACTTCACAGCATGGAATGTCTGAAGAAGTTTCCATCCAGTTTGAGAGAATTAATCTTTTCACAAGCGGTGACCCATATTCCATTTTAGAAGAATTGTGGCAAGATGATAAACAGATAAGGAGATGTGAGGAAAACCAGAACACAAGTGCAGATCATGTCACGTTTATCAACAAGGGAACACTATTTAATGAGAGAGACTGTGAATATAAAAGCACTCAGAAAATTGATCATGTAAACACATACCTTGTTCCTGCGAGAAAAAAACTCCAGAACTATGACTCATTTGGAAGGAGTTTGAAGCCTATTGTAAGCTTATGTGATTATAGAAACAATGCAGCAGAAAATCTTGATAAGATTATTGGATGTGGTAATATTTTTACTCATATGGATTCTCATACAGAAGCACATGCTTGTGAATATAACCAGTGTAAGAAACTTCTGAGTCATGAGCAAGCTCTCATTCAACATCAAAAAATTCGTACTGGGGAGaatctcagtttattttctgattatgtAAAAATTTTCACCAGGAAGTCACACCTCTTTGCATGCCAGAGTATTTATACTGAAGAGAAACAGCATCAATGCAGCAAATGTGAGACAGTCTTCAGTCAGAAGCTCCAACTTGCTGTTGCTCAAAAGGCTTCTGTAGGAGGGAAACCCTGCACATGCACTGAATATGAAAAGGACTTTTCCCTCAAGTCAAATCCTGAGAAAACTCACACTGAGGAGAATCACTGTAAATGCAGTGAATATGGAAAAGCCTTTATCCAGAAGTCAGATCTGTTCAGATGCCAGGGAATTCATATTGGAGAAAAACCCTATGAATACAGCGAATGTGGGGAAAATGTCTCTCAGAATTCAAATCTCAATGTACATAAAAAAatccatactggagagaaacaCTTTGAATGTactgaatgtggaaaagccttcacAAGGAAATCAACTCTGAGTATGCATCAGAAAATTCACACAGGAGAAAAACCGTATGTGTGTactgaatgtgggaaagcctttatcCGGAAGTCACATTTTATTACACAtgagagaattcatactggagagaaaccttacaagtGCAGTGACTGTGGAAAATCCTTTATAAAGAAGTCACAACTCCATGTGCATCAGCgaattcacacaggagagaatCCCTTTATATGTACAGAATGTGGGAAGGTCTTCACTCACAAGACAAATCTCATTATACACCAgaaaattcatactggagagagaCCTTATATATGTACTGAATGTGCAAAGGCCTTTACTGACAGGTCAAATCTAATTAAACACCAAaaaattcatactggagagaaaccctataaatgcAGTGATTGCGGAAAATCATTCACCTGGAAGTCACGGCTCAGGATACATCAGAAATGCCACACTGGAGAGAGACATTatgaatgcagtgaatgtgggaaagccttcatcCAGAAGTCAACACTAAGTATGCATCAGAGAAttcacagaggagaaaagccCTATGTATGTACtgagtgtgggaaagccttcttCCACAAGTCACACTTTATTACCCAtgagagaattcatactggagagaaaccctatgagtgCAGTGACTGTGGGAAATCCTTCACAAAGAAGTCACAACTCCATGTGCATCAGCaaattcacacaggagagaaaccctacaGATGTGCAGAGTGTGGAAAGGCCTTCACTGACAGATCGAATCTCTTTACACACCAGAAAATTCATACTGGggagaaaccctataaatgtagTGACTGTGGAAAAGCCTTTACTCGGAAGTCAGGTCTCCATATACATCAGCAGTCTCATACCGGAGAGAGACACTATGAGTGCAgcgaatgtgggaaagcctttgcAAGGAAATCAACGCTAATTAtgcatcagagaattcatacaggaGAGAAGCCCTATATTTGTACAgaatgtgggaaatcctttaTCCAGAAATCACACTTAAATAGGCATCgaagaattcatactggagagaaaccctatgaatgcaGTGACTGTGGGAAGGCCTTCATTAAGAAGTCACAACTTCATGAACATCATcgaattcacactggagagaaaccattTATATGTGCTGAGTGTGGAAAAGCCTTCACCATCAGATCAAATCTTATTAAACACCAGAAAATTCATGCCAGACAGAAACCCTATAAAGGCAATGACTTTAGGAAAACCTTACACTGGAGGCCACAGCTCAGTGTATGTCAGAAATCTGATTCTGGGGAAGTAGAGTGCTCGGTGCCGCAGTCATGGTGTGGGGATACAAAGTAG
- the ZNF484 gene encoding zinc finger protein 484 isoform X3 yields the protein MLENYFNLISVGCQVPKPEVIFNLEQEVLRMLAGDICSHSHHDGDIGFETSQHGMSEEVSIQFERINLFTSGDPYSILEELWQDDKQIRRCEENQNTSADHVTFINKGTLFNERDCEYKSTQKIDHVNTYLVPARKKLQNYDSFGRSLKPIVSLCDYRNNAAENLDKIIGCGNIFTHMDSHTEAHACEYNQCKKLLSHEQALIQHQKIRTGENLSLFSDYVKIFTRKSHLFACQSIYTEEKQHQCSKCETVFSQKLQLAVAQKASVGGKPCTCTEYEKDFSLKSNPEKTHTEENHCKCSEYGKAFIQKSDLFRCQGIHIGEKPYEYSECGENVSQNSNLNVHKKIHTGEKHFECTECGKAFTRKSTLSMHQKIHTGEKPYVCTECGKAFIRKSHFITHERIHTGEKPYKCSDCGKSFIKKSQLHVHQRIHTGENPFICTECGKVFTHKTNLIIHQKIHTGERPYICTECAKAFTDRSNLIKHQKIHTGEKPYKCSDCGKSFTWKSRLRIHQKCHTGERHYECSECGKAFIQKSTLSMHQRIHRGEKPYVCTECGKAFFHKSHFITHERIHTGEKPYECSDCGKSFTKKSQLHVHQQIHTGEKPYRCAECGKAFTDRSNLFTHQKIHTGEKPYKCSDCGKAFTRKSGLHIHQQSHTGERHYECSECGKAFARKSTLIMHQRIHTGEKPYICTECGKSFIQKSHLNRHRRIHTGEKPYECSDCGKAFIKKSQLHEHHRIHTGEKPFICAECGKAFTIRSNLIKHQKIHARQKPYKGNDFRKTLHWRPQLSVCQKSDSGEVECSVPQSWCGDTK from the coding sequence atGGAGATATTGGTTTTGAAACTTCACAGCATGGAATGTCTGAAGAAGTTTCCATCCAGTTTGAGAGAATTAATCTTTTCACAAGCGGTGACCCATATTCCATTTTAGAAGAATTGTGGCAAGATGATAAACAGATAAGGAGATGTGAGGAAAACCAGAACACAAGTGCAGATCATGTCACGTTTATCAACAAGGGAACACTATTTAATGAGAGAGACTGTGAATATAAAAGCACTCAGAAAATTGATCATGTAAACACATACCTTGTTCCTGCGAGAAAAAAACTCCAGAACTATGACTCATTTGGAAGGAGTTTGAAGCCTATTGTAAGCTTATGTGATTATAGAAACAATGCAGCAGAAAATCTTGATAAGATTATTGGATGTGGTAATATTTTTACTCATATGGATTCTCATACAGAAGCACATGCTTGTGAATATAACCAGTGTAAGAAACTTCTGAGTCATGAGCAAGCTCTCATTCAACATCAAAAAATTCGTACTGGGGAGaatctcagtttattttctgattatgtAAAAATTTTCACCAGGAAGTCACACCTCTTTGCATGCCAGAGTATTTATACTGAAGAGAAACAGCATCAATGCAGCAAATGTGAGACAGTCTTCAGTCAGAAGCTCCAACTTGCTGTTGCTCAAAAGGCTTCTGTAGGAGGGAAACCCTGCACATGCACTGAATATGAAAAGGACTTTTCCCTCAAGTCAAATCCTGAGAAAACTCACACTGAGGAGAATCACTGTAAATGCAGTGAATATGGAAAAGCCTTTATCCAGAAGTCAGATCTGTTCAGATGCCAGGGAATTCATATTGGAGAAAAACCCTATGAATACAGCGAATGTGGGGAAAATGTCTCTCAGAATTCAAATCTCAATGTACATAAAAAAatccatactggagagaaacaCTTTGAATGTactgaatgtggaaaagccttcacAAGGAAATCAACTCTGAGTATGCATCAGAAAATTCACACAGGAGAAAAACCGTATGTGTGTactgaatgtgggaaagcctttatcCGGAAGTCACATTTTATTACACAtgagagaattcatactggagagaaaccttacaagtGCAGTGACTGTGGAAAATCCTTTATAAAGAAGTCACAACTCCATGTGCATCAGCgaattcacacaggagagaatCCCTTTATATGTACAGAATGTGGGAAGGTCTTCACTCACAAGACAAATCTCATTATACACCAgaaaattcatactggagagagaCCTTATATATGTACTGAATGTGCAAAGGCCTTTACTGACAGGTCAAATCTAATTAAACACCAAaaaattcatactggagagaaaccctataaatgcAGTGATTGCGGAAAATCATTCACCTGGAAGTCACGGCTCAGGATACATCAGAAATGCCACACTGGAGAGAGACATTatgaatgcagtgaatgtgggaaagccttcatcCAGAAGTCAACACTAAGTATGCATCAGAGAAttcacagaggagaaaagccCTATGTATGTACtgagtgtgggaaagccttcttCCACAAGTCACACTTTATTACCCAtgagagaattcatactggagagaaaccctatgagtgCAGTGACTGTGGGAAATCCTTCACAAAGAAGTCACAACTCCATGTGCATCAGCaaattcacacaggagagaaaccctacaGATGTGCAGAGTGTGGAAAGGCCTTCACTGACAGATCGAATCTCTTTACACACCAGAAAATTCATACTGGggagaaaccctataaatgtagTGACTGTGGAAAAGCCTTTACTCGGAAGTCAGGTCTCCATATACATCAGCAGTCTCATACCGGAGAGAGACACTATGAGTGCAgcgaatgtgggaaagcctttgcAAGGAAATCAACGCTAATTAtgcatcagagaattcatacaggaGAGAAGCCCTATATTTGTACAgaatgtgggaaatcctttaTCCAGAAATCACACTTAAATAGGCATCgaagaattcatactggagagaaaccctatgaatgcaGTGACTGTGGGAAGGCCTTCATTAAGAAGTCACAACTTCATGAACATCATcgaattcacactggagagaaaccattTATATGTGCTGAGTGTGGAAAAGCCTTCACCATCAGATCAAATCTTATTAAACACCAGAAAATTCATGCCAGACAGAAACCCTATAAAGGCAATGACTTTAGGAAAACCTTACACTGGAGGCCACAGCTCAGTGTATGTCAGAAATCTGATTCTGGGGAAGTAGAGTGCTCGGTGCCGCAGTCATGGTGTGGGGATACAAAGTAG